Proteins from one Hoplias malabaricus isolate fHopMal1 chromosome 2, fHopMal1.hap1, whole genome shotgun sequence genomic window:
- the LOC136687432 gene encoding uncharacterized protein — protein sequence MGREALWSGRLAAFLLVMMVSTSTEGLVLDKCRLKAHLEAANITADDILAKLVCTVEFISVFNTSLVTLIDHHHTGPLIRPRGPTNQQQDVVIENYYYNKVLSKRLVMTEGLTKEDLIAIKSEKNTQVIRDRLPEAAPSNNPSMRVLRIHARDLTVTSGEGSGDQPLEFSGEGSGDQPLDMLVEGSSDQPLEFSGEGSGFVTEVPQMPTAPESTWSPIKDSLNTHVWDFSGVPVDQTVTTSVYPTDVPFYTDYGLVEGSGYTSNEIQEGFSGEDIRNKLESSGNGQGSGEALTDEFSGERPIITDPRLITEGSGSGGNQDEYSGEGSGDLPEATTIFSTTRPSVYPTDNFGPILDQTEIPSVIPTTMPATDNYIPTGDFGPIDRSTDQTKIPSVIPTTMPATDNYIPTGDFGPIDRSTDQTKIPSVIPTTMPATDNYIPTGDFGPIDRSTDQTKIPSVIPTTMPATDNYIPTGDFGPIDRSTDQTKTPSVIPTTMSATDNYIPTGDLAITPEIQSTEIFIDSYSTTEAPTKIPLLPTGRITDRIGVDYPTTQKPSETIRTQPTTDEQIPIDEGYYFPSKATDEETEMRGTYKASQFWNFLYKRTQNKGIKSTQSQDTIYSFLYGIFQLSDNLACKSGSKSSKNICNLDCADLIDDDITDDIACLKSLHETVLKMTFLQQCDSAVSSNYFAQCE from the exons atgGGGAGAGAGGCTCTGTGGTCAGGGAGGTTGGCGGCATTTCTGCTGGTCATGATGGTCTCCACCTCTACTGAGGGGCTTGTGCTGGATAAGTGTAGGCTGAAGGCTCACCTGGAAGCAGCCAATATCACTGCTGATGACATTCTTGCAAAAC TGGTCTGCACTGTTGAGTTCATCTCCGTGTTCAATACCAGTCTTGTGACCCTGATTGACCACCATCATACAGGACCCTTGATAAGACCCCGTGGCCCCACAAATCAACAACAAGACGTAGTGAtcgaaaattattattataacaaagtgtTGTCCAAAAGACTGGTGATGACTGAGGGGCTTACCAAAGAAGATCTGATTGccataaaatctgaaaaaaacacTCAAGTCATCAGAGACCGTCTTCCAGAAGCTGCACCAAGTAACAATCCTTCCATGCGAGTTCTAAGAATCCATGCTAGGGACCTTACGGTGACGTCAGGAGAGGGATCAGGTGATCAGCCCCTGGAGTTTTCTGGAGAGGGATCAGGTGATCAGCCTCTGGACATGTTGGTAGAGGGATCAAGTGATCAGCCTCTGGAGTTTTCTGGAGAGGGATCAGGCTTTGTAACTGAGGTACCACAAATGCCCACCGCTCCAGAATCAACATGGTCTCCCATCAAAGACTCTTTGAATACTCATGTGTGGGATTTTAGTGGGGTACCAGTTGATCAAACCGTCACAACATCAGTGTATCCCACTGATGTGCCTTTCTATACTGATTATGGCCTTGTAGAGGGATCAGGATATACATCAAATGAAATACAAGAAGGGTTTTCTGGAGAGGACATAAGGAACAAACTTGAGTCTTCTGGAAATGGTCAGGGTTCCGGAGAGGCTCTCACTGACGAGTTCTCTGGAGAGCGGCCTATCATTACAGATCCTAGATTGATTACAGAGGGGTCAGGGTCTGGAGGAAACCAAGATGAGTATTCTGGAGAGGGATCAGGTGATCTACCAGAGGCAACAACTATATTCTCCACTACTAGACCATCAGTGTATCCCACTGATAATTTTGGTCCTATTCTTGATCAAACCGAGATACCATCAGTAATCCCCACTACCATGCCAGCAACTGATAATTATATTCCTACTGGTGATTTTGGTCCTATTGACAGATCAACAGATCAAACCAAGATACCATCAGTAATCCCCACTACCATGCCAGCAACTGATAATTATATTCCTACTGGTGATTTTGGTCCTATTGACAGATCAACAGATCAAACCAAGATACCATCAGTAATCCCCACTACCATGCCAGCAACTGATAATTATATTCCTACTGGTGATTTTGGTCCTATTGACAGATCAACAGATCAAACCAAGATACCATCAGTAATCCCCACTACCATGCCAGCAACTGATAATTATATTCCTACTGGTGATTTTGGTCCTATTGACAGATCAACAGATCAAACCAAGACACCATCAGTAATCCCCACTACCATGTCAGCAACTGATAATTATATTCCTACTGGTGATTTAGCAATTACACCTGAGATACAATCAACAGAAATATTCATTGATTCATATTCCACCACGGAGGCACCAACAAAGATACCATTATTACCTACAGGTAGAATCACTGATAGGATCGGTGTAGATTATCCCACCACACAGAAACCATCAGAAACCATCAGAACTCAACCAACAACTGATGAGCAGATTCCCATTGATGAAGGATACTATTTTCCATCTAAAGCTACAGATGaagagacagagatgagaggAACTTACAAAGCCAGCCAGTTCTGGAATTTTCTTTATAagcgcacacaaaacaaagGAATCAAGTCTACACAGAGTCAGGACACTATCTACAGTTTCCTCTATGGAATATTCCAGCTGAGTGACAATCTGGCATGCAAGTCTGGGTCCAAGTCTAGTAAGAATATCTGCAACCTGGATTGTGCAG ATCTAATTGATGACGATATCACTGATGATATTGCTTGCCTGAAGAGTTTGCACGAGACAGT GCTGAAGATGACATTCTTGCAGCAGTGTGACTCTGCAGTGAGCTCAAACTACTTTGCCCAGTGTGAATAA